A genome region from Natronobeatus ordinarius includes the following:
- a CDS encoding cation-translocating P-type ATPase: MSRTDASARPDAEPSTTDNWHAREVEDVYEELDASADGLETDDARARLERDGPNEIEAEEGISPLSIFIDQYKPALIWVLIVAAVVMAAVGHTIDAGVIAGVVVFITVFGFLQDYRAEQSIQALKEMSTTYALVRRDGEKTEIDARTVVPGDVIFVESGDIVPADARIIEESNLRTDEAALTGESVGVSKDVGVVDAETSLAERTNMLYKDTVVERGSGTAIVVETGPESEIGQIATALEEAEERDTPFQAEMDRLGKLIALGVIGIVSVIALTEYVVGDTPALQVFLTAVGIAVSAVPEGLPAVVTLSLALGARRMAEKNALVRRLPIVEALGSVDVICTDKTGTLTEEEMTVTRVFANRESYEVTGTGYETDGEFLADGEPVDDDRVAELLRCGMLCNNVDIGTRERDDEDESGEAERTYLGDPTEIALFVAAQKGGFDHEELDEAYPRIGEVDFTSDRKRMTTLHETPDGDRVAYMKGAPEVVVERCDRELVDGEISELTDERREEIYAQNESFAENALRVMGFAYRPDAPDEATEELEEEMVFIGLQGMLDPPRPEVPGAIEACHRAGIDVVMITGDNAVTARAIGREVGIDSPRVVTGPELEEMSDEELADVVEEVDVFARTSPEHKTRILQMLQAKGHTVAMTGDGVNDAPAVKNADVGVAMGIRGTDVTEQASDIVLLDDNFATIRDAVHGGRRIFDNVRKFVNYLLSGNGGEVTMIFTGTMAGLGLVITPIQILWINVVTDGIPALTMGVDPAAEDVMDRDPRPPGEGVITKRIVASIVGIAIFMTICLLPLFTLNFYGEVLPGYDVTGAVLGWEPAYEPSRELAQTMVFTGFVVFEIVRIQAIRFRYGLGLFSNPWLVTAVAVAVTLQLLVLYTPTGQLLFDVEPLEVVHWAQIGVAAVAFALLMAIFVKVQDRYFDRY; the protein is encoded by the coding sequence GTGTCGAGGACAGACGCGTCCGCGCGGCCCGACGCCGAGCCGTCGACGACCGATAACTGGCACGCCAGAGAGGTCGAGGACGTCTACGAGGAACTCGACGCCTCGGCGGACGGGCTCGAGACGGACGACGCACGCGCGCGCCTCGAGCGCGACGGCCCGAACGAGATCGAAGCCGAGGAGGGAATTTCGCCGCTTTCGATCTTCATCGACCAGTACAAGCCCGCGCTCATCTGGGTGCTGATCGTGGCCGCGGTGGTGATGGCCGCCGTCGGCCACACGATCGACGCCGGCGTCATCGCGGGCGTGGTCGTGTTCATCACCGTATTCGGCTTTCTCCAGGACTACCGCGCCGAGCAGAGCATTCAGGCGCTCAAAGAGATGTCGACGACCTACGCGCTCGTCAGGCGCGACGGCGAGAAGACGGAGATCGACGCCAGAACGGTCGTTCCCGGCGACGTCATTTTCGTCGAGTCGGGTGACATCGTTCCCGCCGACGCCCGGATCATCGAAGAGTCGAACCTGCGAACCGACGAGGCAGCCCTGACGGGCGAGAGTGTCGGCGTCTCGAAGGACGTCGGCGTCGTCGACGCGGAGACGTCGCTGGCCGAGCGGACGAACATGCTCTACAAGGACACGGTCGTCGAGCGCGGCTCCGGCACCGCGATCGTCGTTGAGACCGGCCCCGAAAGCGAGATCGGCCAGATCGCGACCGCGCTCGAGGAAGCCGAAGAGCGTGACACCCCGTTCCAGGCGGAGATGGACCGCCTCGGCAAGCTCATCGCGCTGGGTGTGATCGGCATCGTCTCGGTGATCGCGCTCACCGAGTACGTCGTCGGCGACACGCCGGCGCTGCAGGTCTTTCTGACGGCGGTCGGCATCGCCGTCTCCGCCGTTCCCGAGGGCCTGCCCGCGGTCGTCACGCTCTCGCTCGCGCTCGGCGCGCGGCGGATGGCCGAGAAGAACGCGCTGGTACGCCGGCTGCCGATCGTCGAGGCGCTGGGCTCGGTTGACGTCATCTGCACCGACAAGACCGGGACGCTCACCGAAGAGGAGATGACCGTCACGCGCGTGTTCGCCAACCGCGAGAGCTACGAGGTGACCGGCACCGGCTACGAAACCGACGGCGAGTTCCTCGCCGACGGCGAGCCGGTCGACGACGATCGCGTGGCCGAACTGCTGCGCTGTGGGATGCTGTGTAACAACGTCGACATCGGGACGCGTGAACGAGACGACGAGGATGAAAGCGGCGAGGCCGAGCGGACCTACCTCGGCGACCCCACCGAGATCGCGCTGTTCGTCGCCGCGCAGAAAGGTGGCTTCGACCACGAGGAACTCGACGAGGCGTACCCCCGGATCGGCGAGGTCGACTTTACCTCCGACCGAAAGCGGATGACGACGCTCCACGAGACGCCCGACGGCGACCGGGTCGCGTACATGAAAGGCGCGCCCGAGGTCGTCGTCGAGCGCTGTGACCGGGAGCTCGTCGACGGCGAGATCAGCGAGCTGACCGACGAACGCCGCGAGGAGATCTACGCCCAGAACGAGTCGTTCGCCGAGAACGCCCTCCGGGTGATGGGCTTCGCCTACCGGCCCGACGCGCCCGACGAAGCGACCGAGGAGCTCGAAGAAGAGATGGTGTTCATCGGCCTTCAGGGGATGCTCGACCCGCCCCGTCCCGAGGTTCCAGGGGCGATCGAGGCCTGCCACCGCGCCGGCATCGACGTCGTCATGATCACCGGCGACAACGCCGTCACCGCCCGGGCGATCGGCCGCGAGGTCGGCATCGACTCGCCGCGGGTGGTGACGGGACCCGAACTCGAGGAGATGAGCGACGAGGAGCTCGCCGACGTCGTCGAGGAGGTGGACGTCTTCGCCCGCACCTCGCCCGAACACAAGACGCGGATCCTCCAGATGCTCCAGGCGAAAGGACACACGGTGGCGATGACCGGCGACGGGGTGAACGACGCGCCCGCCGTAAAGAACGCCGACGTCGGCGTCGCGATGGGGATTCGCGGGACCGACGTCACCGAACAGGCCTCGGACATCGTCTTACTCGACGACAACTTCGCCACGATCCGCGACGCGGTTCACGGCGGCCGGCGGATCTTCGACAACGTCCGCAAGTTCGTCAACTACCTCCTGTCGGGGAACGGTGGCGAGGTGACGATGATCTTCACGGGGACGATGGCCGGCCTCGGGCTCGTCATCACGCCGATTCAGATCCTCTGGATCAACGTCGTCACCGACGGCATCCCCGCGCTCACGATGGGCGTCGATCCCGCAGCCGAGGACGTCATGGACCGCGATCCACGACCACCCGGGGAGGGCGTGATCACGAAACGGATCGTGGCCTCCATCGTCGGCATCGCGATCTTCATGACGATTTGCCTGCTCCCGCTGTTCACCCTCAACTTCTACGGCGAGGTGCTCCCGGGGTACGACGTCACGGGCGCGGTACTCGGCTGGGAACCCGCCTACGAGCCGAGCCGGGAGCTCGCCCAGACGATGGTGTTCACGGGATTCGTCGTCTTCGAGATCGTCCGTATTCAGGCGATCCGGTTCCGATACGGCCTCGGTCTCTTCTCGAATCCGTGGCTCGTGACCGCCGTCGCCGTCGCGGTCACGCTCCAGCTGCTCGTGCTCTACACGCCGACGGGCCAGCTGCTGTTCGACGTCGAACCGCTCGAGGTCGTCCACTGGGCCCAGATCGGCGTCGCCGCGGTCGCGTTCGCCCTGCTGATGGCGATCTTCGTGAAGGTGCAGGATCGGTACTTCGACCGGTACTGA
- a CDS encoding CBS domain-containing protein: MTGSTDLEDLRGAEMTDAEIDAFLTEQGTGVLSLADGGHAYAVPISFGYETGRAVFSFWQFGADSRKLAFAEATETACLAVYDVESRSRWRSVLAFGELEELPTDRWTDLGELLEANAWSPDVTPIGARQLSIVGYELEIEAASGLRGSDDDSPTTWERPQRELTCDRQRSHMKVTEVIDEGFETVDDATPVSKLRSAFEDTDRKALLITSDGEFDGIVTRRDVLSSHQPSQRKAKSLVRPVPTIDRHEDLREAARLMVGGDTRILPVLEGDDLTGVVRADDLLEHVQSYLSVLSAADVASTDVVSVDPETSLGKALATFRTERIEHLPVVAAEDGENVVGIVSLYDVLEFVTRELQRSQGGDPSEDMDASTGGHHGGLGAREGESEAMLELPVRNVMVDAVGTTTADADLNDVLEGMFEFGASSAVVVDDDGALEGIVTKTDLLESLTWTDEGHLPVQVFGVDLMEELTREEIAQRIENAARKYRDMRVLEAKVHFHEHDETLRGMALVLARIRLYTDKGLFVASGEGYGDRHAFSLALNAVERQVLEGKTYGQSKKTADGEELAKIYGWWLSE; encoded by the coding sequence ATGACGGGATCGACGGACCTCGAGGACCTCCGCGGTGCCGAGATGACCGACGCCGAGATCGACGCCTTCCTCACCGAGCAGGGGACGGGCGTGCTCTCGCTCGCCGACGGTGGCCACGCCTACGCCGTTCCGATTTCGTTCGGCTACGAGACCGGCCGTGCCGTCTTCTCGTTCTGGCAGTTCGGCGCCGACAGTCGAAAGCTCGCCTTCGCCGAGGCGACGGAGACGGCCTGTCTCGCCGTCTACGACGTCGAGTCTCGGTCGCGGTGGCGAAGCGTCCTCGCGTTCGGCGAACTCGAGGAACTCCCCACCGACCGGTGGACGGACCTCGGCGAACTGCTCGAGGCGAACGCGTGGTCCCCCGACGTGACGCCGATCGGCGCCCGGCAGCTGTCGATCGTCGGCTACGAACTCGAGATCGAAGCCGCGAGCGGTCTCCGGGGAAGCGACGACGATTCCCCCACGACGTGGGAACGACCCCAAAGGGAATTAACCTGCGACCGCCAACGATCTCACATGAAAGTCACCGAGGTCATCGACGAGGGGTTCGAGACGGTCGACGACGCCACGCCGGTCTCGAAGCTCCGCAGCGCGTTCGAGGACACCGACCGAAAAGCGCTGCTGATCACGAGCGATGGCGAGTTCGACGGGATCGTCACCCGACGTGACGTCCTCTCCTCGCACCAGCCGTCTCAGCGGAAGGCGAAGTCGCTCGTCCGTCCCGTTCCGACGATCGACCGCCACGAGGACCTCCGCGAGGCCGCCCGGCTCATGGTCGGCGGTGACACCCGCATCCTCCCCGTCCTCGAGGGCGACGACCTGACCGGCGTCGTCAGGGCCGACGACCTCCTCGAGCACGTCCAGTCGTACCTGTCGGTGCTCTCGGCGGCGGACGTCGCCAGCACGGACGTCGTCTCGGTCGACCCCGAGACCAGCCTCGGGAAGGCGCTCGCGACGTTCCGCACCGAACGCATCGAGCACCTTCCCGTCGTCGCCGCCGAGGACGGCGAGAACGTCGTCGGCATCGTCAGCCTCTACGACGTCCTCGAGTTCGTCACCCGAGAGCTCCAGCGCTCCCAGGGTGGCGACCCCAGCGAGGACATGGACGCGAGCACGGGCGGCCACCACGGCGGCCTCGGCGCCCGGGAGGGCGAGAGCGAGGCCATGCTCGAGCTCCCGGTCCGAAACGTGATGGTCGACGCGGTCGGGACGACGACCGCCGACGCCGACCTCAACGACGTGCTCGAGGGGATGTTCGAGTTCGGGGCCTCCTCGGCGGTCGTCGTCGACGACGACGGCGCGCTCGAAGGGATCGTCACCAAGACCGACCTGCTCGAGTCGCTCACCTGGACCGACGAAGGGCACCTCCCCGTCCAGGTGTTCGGCGTCGACCTGATGGAGGAGCTGACCCGCGAGGAGATCGCCCAGCGCATCGAGAACGCCGCCCGGAAGTACCGCGACATGCGGGTTCTCGAGGCGAAGGTCCACTTCCACGAACACGACGAGACCCTGCGCGGGATGGCGCTGGTGCTCGCCCGGATTCGGCTCTACACGGACAAGGGGCTGTTCGTCGCCTCCGGCGAGGGCTACGGCGACCGCCACGCGTTCTCGCTCGCGCTGAACGCGGTCGAACGCCAGGTCCTCGAGGGCAAGACCTACGGTCAGAGCAAGAAGACGGCCGACGGCGAGGAACTCGCGAAGATCTACGGCTGGTGGCTGAGCGAGTGA
- a CDS encoding GNAT family N-acetyltransferase gives MDIRPLPAEERAVRRYVEALWLPYHRELEAVVDRHSLAEDVDLVALEVEFRLDQLDSERHEIWIAIDGDGEFAGFVTIEVDESPPVFDGPDELLVGDVYVREPYRATGLARELIDRAGDRARELGCAALTLEVDADNDRAFGFYDKLGFEPSRHRLVAPLDDP, from the coding sequence ATGGACATCCGTCCGCTCCCTGCCGAGGAGCGCGCCGTTCGCCGCTACGTCGAAGCGCTCTGGCTCCCCTACCACCGCGAACTCGAGGCGGTCGTCGACCGCCACTCGCTCGCCGAGGACGTCGACCTCGTCGCACTGGAGGTCGAGTTCCGGCTCGACCAGCTCGACTCGGAGCGTCACGAGATCTGGATTGCGATCGACGGCGACGGCGAATTCGCCGGCTTCGTCACGATCGAGGTCGACGAATCGCCGCCCGTCTTCGACGGCCCCGACGAACTGCTCGTCGGTGACGTCTACGTTCGCGAGCCGTACCGCGCCACCGGTCTCGCCCGCGAGCTGATCGATCGGGCCGGGGACCGGGCACGCGAACTGGGGTGTGCGGCGCTCACCCTCGAGGTCGACGCCGACAACGACCGTGCCTTCGGCTTCTACGACAAACTCGGCTTCGAGCCGTCCCGTCACCGGCTGGTGGCCCCCCTGGACGACCCGTGA